GAATGTGAAAAGTTCATGAACCTGTCGATGATGATGCGCTTTGTGCTAATTCGTTTGGTGTGTACCACCCAAAATTTGACTAAAACGTTCttctcgcttttgtttttcagttTTTCGTTGCATCTGTTAACGCACCGGCCTAGTTTCCCCGCGGTTTAACTATCTCTACTTAGCCCTGCTTAAGTAcaaagagtttgtttttttttgcgatgcgACGAGTTCTTCGGTTTTTGCGCGAAGACGCACTTAGCGaacaagtgttttttgttgttattgtttgaaaTCTGTTCTACAGCTCGGTCGTCATATGGCTGGTGAGGGTTTGCACCCGTTTGGCGTTACAGCTCTTGCAGAGTATGTGATCGTCCAGTGGATAGCAACCGCGGCCTTCCGCCTCGGACGAGAGCACCAACCCACAGTCCTCGCATTTGTAGCAGTTAATGTGGAAGCTGCGATCAAGCGCCACCACCCGTACCGTTTCGTCCTCGCCCGGACCGGGCATGATCGGCAGCTTGCAGACACAGCAACGGGGCGCAAACTTTTTGTGGAAATCATCGATACAGTGTATCTGGTTGGTGGCATCCACCGTGAACGGGATGCCGTCGAGCGATTTACCGCAGACGATGCACGTGAAGCATTGCGGATGGTACGGTTTGCCCGTGGCGCGCAGTATACGCTCCAGTATCGGTTTCAAGCAGACGGAACACTTTTCTAGCGTGTTCAGATAGTCCTCCTTGCAGTACGGTTTCCCATCCAGCCCGTAGAAAGGTTTGCCCTGCAAATTGATCTGACACTGGTGACACGTGAAGCACGTGATGTGATAGATCTTGTCCATCGCGGTACAGCCCGTCTTTTCACCGACGACACGCTCACCGCACTTTACGCACGTGCCGAACGACTCCTGGTCCTGGATCGATTGCACCAGCAGATCGGTGAGCGTGTCCACTTCGGCTCCCTTGGACATCGTGTTACCGCCATGGCCACGGTGTTGTTGCTGGGAGGCGCTCGTTATGATGCTATCGTTCGGGCTGTTGATACCGTGCGAGTTGACGTACGGTGCGTACAGCGAGTAGTTCGATCGACCCGACATCTGACTCGGCGGGCGTGGATTGATCGGTTCGTAGATCGATTCGTAAGTGGTCGAACCCTGCGAACTCATGCCGTACGTACCGTACAGTGACTGATGGTGCATATTGTTGGCGTAAATCTGACTTCCCGGAGCCATATTACTGTACGTTTGGCCTCCCGGTGCACCAACACCCACTGCACCGGGACCCACCAGCGTGTAGGTCGGTTGCGATTGACGGCCCATGTGCGGCAGATCGGTAGCTCGCCTTAGCTCACTGTACGATGAACTGACAGGACTCGGAGGTGGCGGGaactcatcatcattatcctCCAAGTTCAGTGCAGTCAGGGTCAGCTGCAGCGGCATATCctgtggtggcggtggtggcaatTCCTCCGATATTTGTCGCTGAGGAAACGGTTTCGATGGGTTTGTGTTGTGCATTATGTTGCTATAGATCAGTCCTTCGTTGTTCTTCCCTCCCTGTTGGCCGGGATGTGGTGCTCCGGGAAGATTCGAGTACGTTGCTTCCGATGCGTAACTACCTGCGTACGATGCTGGTTGTGTATTTTCGTACACCGTGTTTCCATGCTCCGGACCTTGGCCCTGGAGTGACTTTGAGCGGTTTGCTTCCAGCGTACGTTTGTGATGTTCCAGCGCTTCTTTGACGTGCTGTAGCTCGAGGGCATCATCAAGGGTAACCTTACGGGCAACAAGCTTACCAGTCCGGGCAGTGGTCGCCGCACCATTCGCTGCGTTCGTAACGTTTGTATATGCATGCTCATCAAGGTTGGTGGATTGGCCTTCGAGAACGGTAGAGAACGATGGTTCACAGTATTGCTTCACGTTGGAGCTTTTCGGGACCTGCGGCGGAACTTGCTGTTGGCCATTTTTGCGCGGTTTCGGCGGCACAGCTGGACCACTCTTGCGCCCAATCATTACCATGCCCGGTATGCCCGCCCCGTTGGGTGGACAGTCCGGAAGGCCGGTGCTGTGGTACGGTCTCTGCTGTCCGTTCGATTGTCGCAGCACCGAGTTGTAAGCAGGAAACTGTTCCTTCAAGTCTTCCATCTTCACTTTCTCGTTTGCTTGTGGTGTTTTAATTGCGATAACCACCGATTTTGCACTACGTGCCGCACcccaaacttttttttctcctcgaACTCTACACTTACGGGGCTGGTGTTTGCTGTTTCATGCACGAAACGGGGGTCCTCTGCCTATCGACAAGCGCTACAAAGTCGTGTGTGACCTCAGCGGATGATTAATGGCACTTCCGCACACGCAGATAAAGCGCTCGGCTTGGACGGCtacgaagaaagaaaatgtttagcAAAGTTTTTGTCTGTATTTATCAATAAATGTacaatttgctttattttttttacctctgCGTCAAGTGCCAAAATGACACCTGATCTACGTACCGAGGTGATTAGAGTCGGGTgtatttttatagcaactgGATTCGGGCTGAAATGACAGCAAAGGTGACAACAAACACATGTTTTGGATTGTTGGTACAGCGCATTTCGTAGTCGAACATCGCTCGGTTGGACAAATTTTGCTATTCTTTCGTTTCCTAactaaaagagaaaacaatggTAAGTATTCTTGTgttaattcaatttcattcgtTCACTCACAACCAGGGCTGTTTTCAGGGCAATAAGAATCAGGTGAAAAGATTACAGCAGCAACGCTCGGGACTGCTGAGGCGAATGATCAAATCCACGGACAGCCGGCTGAAACCTGCGGACCGTTCCGCAGCGAAACCGAAGAAAAAGCGCGACAGCGATGAACCAAAGCTAATCGAACGTCCACAAGGCAGTTCGGCAATGTTCTTCCAATACAACACACAGCTAGGACCACCGTACCACGTACTGGTTGACACGAATTTCGTCAACTTCAGCATCAAGAACAAGCTGGACATTATCAAAACCATGATGGACTGTCTGTACGCGAAATGTATACCATACATTACGGACTGTGTGGTGGCCGAGTTGGAGAAGCTGGGACAGAAGTACAAGCTAGCTCTCCGGATCATAAAAGATCCACGCTTCGAGCGGCTGCACTGTTTGCACCGGGGTACG
This Anopheles marshallii chromosome 3, idAnoMarsDA_429_01, whole genome shotgun sequence DNA region includes the following protein-coding sequences:
- the LOC128711595 gene encoding lipoma-preferred partner homolog — translated: MEDLKEQFPAYNSVLRQSNGQQRPYHSTGLPDCPPNGAGIPGMVMIGRKSGPAVPPKPRKNGQQQVPPQVPKSSNVKQYCEPSFSTVLEGQSTNLDEHAYTNVTNAANGAATTARTGKLVARKVTLDDALELQHVKEALEHHKRTLEANRSKSLQGQGPEHGNTVYENTQPASYAGSYASEATYSNLPGAPHPGQQGGKNNEGLIYSNIMHNTNPSKPFPQRQISEELPPPPPQDMPLQLTLTALNLEDNDDEFPPPPSPVSSSYSELRRATDLPHMGRQSQPTYTLVGPGAVGVGAPGGQTYSNMAPGSQIYANNMHHQSLYGTYGMSSQGSTTYESIYEPINPRPPSQMSGRSNYSLYAPYVNSHGINSPNDSIITSASQQQHRGHGGNTMSKGAEVDTLTDLLVQSIQDQESFGTCVKCGERVVGEKTGCTAMDKIYHITCFTCHQCQINLQGKPFYGLDGKPYCKEDYLNTLEKCSVCLKPILERILRATGKPYHPQCFTCIVCGKSLDGIPFTVDATNQIHCIDDFHKKFAPRCCVCKLPIMPGPGEDETVRVVALDRSFHINCYKCEDCGLVLSSEAEGRGCYPLDDHILCKSCNAKRVQTLTSHMTTEL
- the LOC128710771 gene encoding rRNA-processing protein FCF1 homolog — its product is MTPDLRTEGCFQGNKNQVKRLQQQRSGLLRRMIKSTDSRLKPADRSAAKPKKKRDSDEPKLIERPQGSSAMFFQYNTQLGPPYHVLVDTNFVNFSIKNKLDIIKTMMDCLYAKCIPYITDCVVAELEKLGQKYKLALRIIKDPRFERLHCLHRGTYADDCLVQRVTQHKCYIVATNDKDLKRRIRKIPGVPIMNVAVNRYVIERMPDAFEPMTSKK